The stretch of DNA TCAGGGTCCCAGCACGCGCCTCAAAACCACAGacatttaaaagactgaaatttaaaaagataaactttgGCCATCATTCCCTCCTTAGGTTTTCAGAGACGGAGGCTCATCCCAGCACTGTCCCTTGATACCACTGCCTCTGTAAGAAAACCCGCCAGCCGCAAAAGGGTCCACTGGGCGGATGACCCCTTGCCTAGCACCCAGAGGGGCCTCGAGGAACCTTTCGAGATCCAAGTCTATGAGATCGATGACGTGGAGCGGCTACAGCGGCGACGAAGGGGCAGTAGCAAGGTGAGACTTCTTGTCACCTACGGgagaaccgccccccccccaaacaggCAGGTGCTGGAGCACGGTCCTGAGAGGTGCGCTCAGGCCCACGGAGCCTTCCCAGCCGGCTTCTGGGGCGGGTGGGAGTCGTGGCTCTGCGCCAGCCATGGGGTTTGCACAGGACAAGGAGAGCTCTGCCCCGCGTGTCGAGAAGGCTCAACGGCTGGGGGAGCTGCTGGTCTTGGGGGCTCGTCTGGCTCCAGCTTGGAACCCCAACACCTCCTACATGTACGAAATGCCCGCGATCGTCCTACCCTGCGGCTGT from Ailuropoda melanoleuca isolate Jingjing unplaced genomic scaffold, ASM200744v2 unplaced-scaffold18244, whole genome shotgun sequence encodes:
- the LOC117797915 gene encoding kinesin-like protein KIF26B gives rise to the protein FQRRRLIPALSLDTTASVRKPASRKRVHWADDPLPSTQRGLEEPFEIQVYEIDDVERLQRRRRGSSKEVTSFNARLKILEHRQQRITQLRAKYEWLMKELEVTKQYLMLDPSKWLSECKAPGSFPSLGLP